The Gossypium hirsutum isolate 1008001.06 chromosome A03, Gossypium_hirsutum_v2.1, whole genome shotgun sequence genome contains the following window.
TTCTTAAGCTTGATGTTCAAAATGGGTTTCAGGTATTTGATTGTAACAAAATGCGAGGTAGTATCTCCTGCACTTGAGACAGAAATTAAAGCTGAAGTCGAAACTGAGGAACATGACACTGTTTTAAAGAAGCCAAAGCTTGAAAATGAAGCTAGGTATGAGGCTAAAGCTGACGTGTCTAGTATTATTTTGAAGCCAAAGCAGGAAATTGTTTCAAAGTCTGCGGCTCAAATAGTACATGAGCAACGAACAAAGTAAatttctttcctcttttttttttttaaatgtttgaagGTCAATATTCTATTGTCTTTTAGAgttgtttctttattaattttaactttgTTCTTATACTTCCAGCATGGCTCCATCATCACGGATGGCAATGACAAGAAGAGTGCATCCTCTTGTTTCATTGAATCCTTACCAGGGCAATTGGATGATTAAAGTTCGTCTCACAAGCAAGGGAAACATGCGTACTTATAAGAATGCTAGAGGAGAAGGTTGTGTTTTCAATGTGGAGTTAACAGATGAAGATGTAAGCAGCTATATAGCCTGTgcttttcttctcctttttttttggcTTTATACTTGTGGCATGATGCATATCTACTTATGGGAGAATGAGTTCTAAGTGATTGTATATTTGCATTTTGTAGGGTACACAAATACAAGCCACAATGTTTAATGAAGCTGCTAGGAAGTTCTATGAGAAGTTTCAACTGGGGAAGGTCTACTACATATCAAGAGGAACACTAAAAGTTGCAAACAAACAGTTTAAGACTGTtcaaaatgattatgaaatgactTTGAATGAGAATTCCGTGGTGGAAGAGGCTTCTAATGAAGAAACGTTTATTCCTGAAACTAAATTCAACTTTGTCCCTATTGATCAATTAGGCCCTTATGTTAATGGACGGGAGCTTGTTGGTAAGAGCTCATTCCTAGCAATTTAGAGACTTTGTTTGACGTTTTGGATTCTTACTCATTGCTGCTTTTAATGCTTTGAATCTCAGATATTATTGGAGTTGTTCAAAGTGTCAACCCTGTATCAAACATTAAAAGGAAGATTGACAATGAGAATATTCCAAAGAGGGATCTGATTGTTGCAGATGAAACGTGAATATTCACTCATTGACTGCTATATGTTTTTACCTTttcccttcttcttttttaaattatgatttgctGATGCTGTTCATTTCCGGATGCCAGGAAGAAGACAGTAGTCGTTTCTTTGTGGAATGAGCTTGCAAATAATATTGGCCAGGAATTGTTTGACAATGCTGATAAATCTCCTATAGTAGCAATTAAATCACTCAAAGTTAGTGATTTTCAAGGTACTACGAAGTTGGAGCCTTTTCTGTCAAAATAAACTAGAATTCTTGCATTGAAATAGTTATCCTGAAATCTCGGTGTTGATATCTTAGGTGTATCTTTGTCAACATTGGGCAAAAGTAGTGTGATGATTAATCCAGATATACCTGAAGCAAAGAAGTTGAGATCTTGGTAAGCTACTGTTGCTGAGAAACTAATGGTTTATTACTTTTCAAGTAGCATTTTCTGATTTAAGTTTATTTCTGTGAAGGTATGATTCGGAAGGGAAAGGGAGTTCCATGGCCTCCATCGGCTTAGGTTTGAGTCCTTCATCCAAGACTGGGGCAAGGTCTATGTATACTGATAGGGTTTCCCTTACTCATATCACTAGTAACCCATCTTTGGGTGATGAAAAGGTATTGCTTTGTAGATTAAAGTATGCTATGATTGTTGTGTTTTAATCTGTTATGATACAAGACAATTCAACATATAGTAGCGTCATTTATGTTGCAGCATTTGACTTCATAGATGACTACAAAATATGGTTTTGATGGTATAATGTCTTGTGCAGCCTGCATTTTTCAGCATTAAAGCATTTGTCAGCTTGATCAGGCCTGAGCAAGCAATGTGGTACCGTGCTTGCAAAACATGCAACAAGAAAGTTACTGAAGCTGTTGGATCTGGCTATTGGTGTGAGGGATGCCAGAAAAATGATGAAGAGTGTAATTTAAGGTGAGATATTGGATTTTATATTAAGCTATTATACAATTGACAAGTAGTGTACATGGCGTTTCTAATGTTCTTTTTGGCATTAATTAGATACATAATGGTCTCAAAGATCTCTGATACAAGAGGTGAAGCCTGGGTTTCAGCCTTTAATGAACAAGCAGAG
Protein-coding sequences here:
- the LOC107887093 gene encoding replication protein A 70 kDa DNA-binding subunit B, with translation MAKSLSQDAISTILANPSPDSSSDIPEIIVQVLDLKLTGNRYTFNASDGKMKLRAIFPSNMSSEIITGSVQNKGLVRILDYTLNDIPNKSEKYLIVTKCEVVSPALETEIKAEVETEEHDTVLKKPKLENEARYEAKADVSSIILKPKQEIVSKSAAQIVHEQRTNMAPSSRMAMTRRVHPLVSLNPYQGNWMIKVRLTSKGNMRTYKNARGEGCVFNVELTDEDGTQIQATMFNEAARKFYEKFQLGKVYYISRGTLKVANKQFKTVQNDYEMTLNENSVVEEASNEETFIPETKFNFVPIDQLGPYVNGRELVDIIGVVQSVNPVSNIKRKIDNENIPKRDLIVADETKKTVVVSLWNELANNIGQELFDNADKSPIVAIKSLKVSDFQGVSLSTLGKSSVMINPDIPEAKKLRSWYDSEGKGSSMASIGLGLSPSSKTGARSMYTDRVSLTHITSNPSLGDEKPAFFSIKAFVSLIRPEQAMWYRACKTCNKKVTEAVGSGYWCEGCQKNDEECNLRYIMVSKISDTRGEAWVSAFNEQAEKIVGCSADELDKLKSEQGDIDGYQKKLKEATWVPHLFKVSVTQNEYNNEKRQRITVRAVAPINFAEESRFLLEEIKKMRNPQ